Below is a genomic region from Prevotella melaninogenica.
GCGATCCTCACTCTCTTGGCGAGTGGCGTGTGAATGGTGCTCTACCTCATATCAATGCGTGGTATAAGGCATTCGGTGTGAAGGAGGGTGATAAGCTCTTTATCCCAGAGAATGAGCGTCTGAAGCTTTGGTAAGTGATGGGTATTGGGTGATGAGTGTTGGGTGTTAGGTATTGAGGGCTTGACTCTTAGCTGATTATTACACCTATCTTCAGTATTGCCCATACCACTAAATCTATAAATTTAAAGGCTCAGGGCTAAGCATTTCTGTCAGATTCGATGCTGATAGGAATGTTTAGAGTGAGCCTTTTGTGTTTGTTTTGCTATAGGCTTATCATTTCAGTTAGGATATGTGTGCCCCTTATCCTATTTCTATTCATACTTTTATATAGGTAAGACTTGTAGAATCTGTTATTAATTACTATCTTTGTAACTTATTTAAAGGAGAGAAAAAGAAGGGTCGTATGCTTGTATGACCCTATAAAGATAAAGGAAACAGGATATGCCATTAAGATTGCCCGACGGACTTCCCGCTATTGATATACTGAAGCGTGAGAATATCAACATAGAAGATATGCTTGCTAAAGAGGATGATAAGCGTCCACTCCGCATTGTCATACTCAATCTTATGCCGTTCAAGGCTACGACTGAGACTGATTTCATACGTATTCTTTCCAATAGTCCACTATTGTTGGATATCAGCTTTCTGAAGCTCAAGAGTCATACTTCCAGACATACGCCTGTGGAACATATCAACCGTTTCTATCATACGCTTGAAGAACTCAGTAGGGAGAAGATTGATGGTTTGATAGTCACCGGTGCCCCTGTCGAGGGAATACCTTTCGAGGAGGTAGACTATTGGACAGAACTACAGGAGATATTCAATTGGGCACGTGAGAATGTACGTTCAACGCTTTACATCTGTTGGGCGGCACAGGCAGGGCTCTATCATTTCTATGATATTCCAAAATATCCTTTGCCTAAGAAGATGTTTGGTATCTTCCCTACGATTCCTTTAAAACCCGAACAGCCTCTCTTCCGTGGCTTTGATGATGTCTTCCGTATGCCTCAGAGCCGTCATACTGAGGTAAGGCGTGAGGACATTGAGCAGGTTAACGACCTCGAAATCATTGCTGAATCGGAGGAGAGTGGAGTATCTATCGTAAGGTCACGTAGTAGACATGAGTTCTTTATCACTGGTCATTTGGAGTATGCCCCCAACACACTCGACGCAGAATATCACCGTGACCTTGGTAAGCGTGACGATGTTGAAGTCCCAAAGTATTATTACCGTGAGGATAATCCAACGAAAGGTCCGCTTGTCACTTGGCGTTCACACGCTAATCTACTGTTTATGAATTGGGTAAATTGGGTGTTAGGTGGTAAATGATAGGTGGTGATGAATGGTTGTTTTGCTTAGCATCTATCACTCAAACAAAATGTAATCATCATCACCCAACAATTAACACTCATCACTCACCATCCTATAAACACTTCATCAACACCCAACAATTAACACCCATCACCCAACAATTAACACTCATCACTCACCACCCTATAAACACTTCATCAACACCCAACACCCATCACCCAACAATATGCAATCATCAACACCCAACACTCAACACCCAACACCCATCACAATCGAACTCCTTGCTCCAGCCAAGAACCTTGAATGTGGAATGGCAGCTATTGAACACGGAGCAGATGCCGTATATATCGGTGCTTCCCGATTCGGAGCACGTCAGTCTGCAGGCAATAGTGTGGAGGATATCGGCAAGCTATGCGAGTATGCTCACCGCTATGGTGCCACGGTTCACGTGACTATCAATACGATTATCTATAACGATGAGTTTGAAGAGACACTTGCTTTGGTACGTGAATTAGTGGACGTTGGTGTAGATGCCTTCCTCCTGCAGGATATGGGCTTGATGAGTAAGGTAAGGGAGATTGTGCCTGATACGGTAGCTCTCCACGCCAGTACACAATGTGATACACGCACATGGGAGAAGGCTCAATGGCTGAGTCAGCAGGGGTTTGACCGTGTCGTACTTGCTCGCGAACTGTCTGCTGAAGAGATAAATAATATTCATAAGCGTTTACCGGAACTTGAGTTGGAAGCCTTTGTACATGGAGCTTTGTGCGTTAGTTACAGTGGTGTATGTTATGTATCACAGTATAGTTTTGGGCGATCAGCCAATCGTGGTGCGTGTGCACAGTTCTGTCGACTGGCGTTTGATTTGAAAGATTCAGACGGAAAGACCATCGAACACCAGCGCCATCTTCTCTCATTGAAGGATATGAGTCAGATTGATAACCTCGAAACGCTTATGCGTTCGGGGGCTTGTGCCTTTAAGATAGAGGGAAGATTGAAGGATATAAACTATGTGAAGAATGTCGTTTCGGCTTATAGTAAGCGTATTGACGAGATTATCAGTAAGCATCCGGGCGAGTTCCGTCGTGCTTCTTTGGGACGTGTGCGCTATTCGTTTACACCCGATTTGAAGAAGACTTTCAACCGCGGTTATACGAATTACTTCCTCAAGGGTAGACAGGCAGATATCTTCTCACCCGATACCCCTAAGGCATTGGGCGAGTTTGTTGGTCGTGTAAAGGAGATAAGACGAGATAGTTTTAACGTGTCAAGTACTGCGAACTTTGCGAATGGTGACGGACTCTGTTTCCTATCACGTGACGCTGACAGTCAGTCGACACGTTTGGAAGGATTCCGCGTGAACCGTGCTGTTGGTAATAGACTCTATCCTTTTAAGATGCCAAGAGGCTTAAAGCCAGGTATGGGACTGTATCGTAATCAGGACCAAGCATTTGATAAGGAGTTAAGTGGGAAAACTGCTGAACGTAAAATAGCGATTAAGATGTGGTTTGGGACCTCCCCCAACCCCTCCAAAGGAAGGGAGTGCCTAACGGATAGTCGTGGGACAATATGGGCAAAAGCAGAGGTGATAGGCAGGGCTAATCCAAATCAAACATCTAACGAACGAATATCCAACGAGCATCCCGTTAAGCTCTCCCCTTCCCTTGGAGAGGCTGGGGAAGGTCTCCAACTTGCCCAAAAGCCTCAACGTGATAACATCATACGTCAGCTCACTAAGTTGGGCAATACGGTATATGAATGCTCTGAGGTAGAGATAGTTGACGAGGCTGATAAGTACTT
It encodes:
- a CDS encoding peptidase U32 family protein, producing the protein MQSSTPNTQHPTPITIELLAPAKNLECGMAAIEHGADAVYIGASRFGARQSAGNSVEDIGKLCEYAHRYGATVHVTINTIIYNDEFEETLALVRELVDVGVDAFLLQDMGLMSKVREIVPDTVALHASTQCDTRTWEKAQWLSQQGFDRVVLARELSAEEINNIHKRLPELELEAFVHGALCVSYSGVCYVSQYSFGRSANRGACAQFCRLAFDLKDSDGKTIEHQRHLLSLKDMSQIDNLETLMRSGACAFKIEGRLKDINYVKNVVSAYSKRIDEIISKHPGEFRRASLGRVRYSFTPDLKKTFNRGYTNYFLKGRQADIFSPDTPKALGEFVGRVKEIRRDSFNVSSTANFANGDGLCFLSRDADSQSTRLEGFRVNRAVGNRLYPFKMPRGLKPGMGLYRNQDQAFDKELSGKTAERKIAIKMWFGTSPNPSKGRECLTDSRGTIWAKAEVIGRANPNQTSNERISNEHPVKLSPSLGEAGEGLQLAQKPQRDNIIRQLTKLGNTVYECSEVEIVDEADKYFIPRSILAELRRMVVEELDKQILNMQRVTIHRKSVDKASDHKPHISMVNPSQYQQLPYLYNISNDAARKFYEQQGLPKAEPAFEIQYPTGATNGSDSSNKAFSIKGDKEAVSHLLMQCRHCIRYSLGYCVKRGGQKPTWREPLFLELPDKRRFRLEFDCKNCQMNVCNVT
- a CDS encoding homoserine O-succinyltransferase, which produces MPLRLPDGLPAIDILKRENINIEDMLAKEDDKRPLRIVILNLMPFKATTETDFIRILSNSPLLLDISFLKLKSHTSRHTPVEHINRFYHTLEELSREKIDGLIVTGAPVEGIPFEEVDYWTELQEIFNWARENVRSTLYICWAAQAGLYHFYDIPKYPLPKKMFGIFPTIPLKPEQPLFRGFDDVFRMPQSRHTEVRREDIEQVNDLEIIAESEESGVSIVRSRSRHEFFITGHLEYAPNTLDAEYHRDLGKRDDVEVPKYYYREDNPTKGPLVTWRSHANLLFMNWVNWVLGGK